In Microbulbifer celer, a single window of DNA contains:
- a CDS encoding Rap1a/Tai family immunity protein: MTVVIPTVAMEPLTAPELVAACKAYQAGGASKTNTENAGASSCKGFIQGYVSASTEIVDEEDRPSAFVTRAMRTRTSRFSEEAEQRLSSRYCLPKSESVDVLIAKVANISQPFAENETAESVIVQVLESHYRCEDVLKK, from the coding sequence ATGACCGTAGTCATCCCAACGGTCGCAATGGAGCCACTGACCGCGCCGGAACTGGTGGCGGCCTGCAAGGCGTATCAGGCAGGTGGAGCATCAAAAACAAATACGGAAAATGCTGGAGCATCCAGTTGCAAGGGATTCATTCAGGGGTACGTTTCTGCCAGCACCGAAATTGTGGACGAGGAAGACCGTCCATCGGCATTTGTTACCCGCGCCATGCGCACCCGCACCAGCCGTTTTTCAGAAGAAGCCGAGCAGCGGCTCAGCAGCCGTTACTGTCTGCCTAAATCCGAGTCCGTTGATGTCCTGATTGCCAAGGTGGCAAATATTTCGCAGCCGTTTGCAGAAAATGAAACGGCCGAGTCCGTGATCGTCCAGGTACTGGAAAGCCATTACCGCTGCGAGGACGTTTTGAAAAAGTAA
- a CDS encoding monovalent cation/H+ antiporter subunit D family protein: MLAHLPILQVILPLVAAPSCLIIRKSTLVWLFTLLVSFAAMTVSVLLLQQVYAGGPISYQLGGWNAPWGIEYRIDLLNAWVLFIVSALSSIVLTAAHASVSKELEHNRQTIFYTLYLLCFAGLLGIVATGDVFNVFVFLEISSLSTYALIALGKDRRALWAAFQYLIMGTIGATFILIGIGFLYMMTGTLNMADLAARIPALSESTTVLAAFAFIFIGICLKLALFPLHLWLPNAYSCAPSIVTAFLAATATKVALYLLLRFTFTVFGVDFSLSHLPLDTLLIGLGLVGVFAASAVAIYQANIKRMLAFSSLAQVGYMVVGIGIGTATALQATLLHLFNHALMKGGLFLALAGLVYQLGGCRIEHFRGLGRTMPWTMAAIVVGGVSLIGMPLTVGFVSKWYLIAAALEQQLWWVAVLVVLGSLLAVAYIWRLVEAAYFQAPDNARPKNDTSNEAPPGILLPAWLLIAANIYFGIDTRLPVEVTSAASQFLLGGAAQ; the protein is encoded by the coding sequence ATGCTGGCGCACCTCCCGATTCTTCAGGTGATTCTGCCACTGGTGGCGGCCCCCTCATGTCTGATTATCCGCAAATCCACCTTGGTATGGCTGTTCACACTGCTGGTCAGCTTTGCCGCGATGACCGTCAGCGTTCTGTTGCTGCAACAGGTCTATGCGGGCGGCCCCATCAGCTATCAGCTCGGGGGATGGAACGCGCCCTGGGGGATCGAATACCGTATCGACCTGCTCAACGCCTGGGTGCTGTTTATCGTATCCGCACTCAGCAGTATCGTTTTGACGGCCGCCCACGCCAGTGTGTCAAAAGAGCTGGAGCACAACCGCCAGACCATTTTCTACACCCTGTATCTGCTGTGCTTTGCCGGATTGCTGGGGATCGTCGCCACCGGCGATGTATTCAATGTGTTTGTGTTCCTGGAGATTTCTTCCCTGTCCACATATGCACTGATTGCGCTGGGCAAAGACCGGCGCGCACTGTGGGCGGCTTTCCAGTACCTGATCATGGGGACCATCGGTGCCACGTTTATTCTGATCGGGATCGGTTTTCTCTATATGATGACCGGCACCCTGAATATGGCGGACCTGGCCGCGCGCATTCCCGCCCTCAGTGAGTCCACCACGGTGCTTGCGGCATTTGCCTTTATTTTTATCGGCATCTGCCTCAAGCTCGCACTCTTTCCGCTGCATCTGTGGCTGCCCAATGCCTACAGCTGTGCGCCGTCCATCGTCACCGCCTTTCTCGCCGCCACCGCCACCAAGGTTGCGCTGTATCTGTTATTGCGATTCACCTTCACGGTATTCGGGGTGGATTTCTCACTGTCGCACCTGCCGCTGGATACACTGCTGATCGGGCTCGGGCTGGTGGGCGTGTTTGCCGCTTCCGCGGTGGCCATCTACCAGGCCAATATCAAACGCATGCTGGCGTTTTCCAGCTTGGCGCAGGTGGGTTATATGGTGGTGGGGATCGGTATCGGCACCGCCACGGCACTACAGGCGACCCTGCTGCACCTGTTCAATCACGCACTGATGAAAGGCGGGCTGTTTCTGGCCCTGGCGGGGCTGGTGTATCAGCTGGGCGGTTGCCGGATCGAACATTTCCGCGGCCTCGGGCGCACCATGCCGTGGACCATGGCGGCGATTGTGGTCGGCGGTGTCAGCCTGATCGGCATGCCACTTACCGTGGGTTTTGTCAGCAAATGGTATCTGATTGCCGCCGCCCTGGAGCAACAGCTTTGGTGGGTTGCGGTACTGGTGGTACTGGGGTCACTGCTCGCAGTAGCCTATATCTGGCGGTTGGTGGAAGCGGCCTACTTCCAGGCCCCGGACAACGCCAGGCCCAAAAACGACACCTCCAATGAAGCCCCGCCGGGTATCCTGTTGCCGGCCTGGCTGCTGATTGCGGCCAACATTTATTTCGGTATCGATACCCGCCTGCCGGTCGAAGTGACCTCTGCAGCCTCGCAATTTCTGCTAGGAGGCGCTGCACAATGA
- a CDS encoding cation:proton antiporter subunit C produces the protein MLLASHYNYWIVIALMMIGLYMVIAQGNLVKKIIGLNIFQTSVFIFYISVGKVNGAAAPILSESDSLYSNPLPHVLILTAIVVGIATTALALALTIRIKRAYGSIEERDIQVAEDLHERALTPPRSGQHDGRQERKEQ, from the coding sequence GTGTTACTGGCATCGCACTACAATTACTGGATTGTGATCGCGCTGATGATGATCGGCCTGTATATGGTCATTGCCCAGGGCAATCTGGTGAAAAAAATCATCGGCCTGAATATCTTCCAGACTTCTGTTTTTATTTTTTATATCAGTGTTGGCAAGGTGAATGGCGCCGCTGCGCCCATCCTGTCCGAAAGCGACAGTCTCTACTCCAATCCCCTGCCCCACGTTTTGATCCTGACCGCAATCGTGGTGGGCATTGCCACCACCGCACTGGCACTGGCGCTGACAATTCGCATCAAACGCGCCTACGGTTCCATCGAAGAACGCGATATCCAGGTCGCAGAAGATCTGCACGAGCGCGCGCTGACACCGCCGCGTAGCGGGCAGCACGACGGCCGGCAAGAAAGGAAGGAGCAATAA
- a CDS encoding Na(+)/H(+) antiporter subunit D translates to MFEVAPFIPFFIAAALGLFLRGWARSLLFIAVPVLGLVNLWLLGSGNSSAESGLYFGHYGILDFNLVLFKADKLSLLFGYLFHVAALIAVIYALHVRDTLQQVASLLYAGSALGAVFAGDLLTLFIFWELLALTSVFLVWARRNDRAYAAGLRYFTLHILSGLLLLGGIIFYSQVHSSLAFGFIGLEGSPLDNPAGWLIFLAFGIKCGFPFFHGWLTDAYPESTPTGTIFLSAFTTKVAIYAMARAFPGTELLVYIGATMACFPIFYAVIENDLRRVLAYSLINQLGFMVVGIGIGTSLAINGAVAHAFNDVIFKGLLFMSMGAVLHVTGKINGSELGGLYKKMPKTTVLCIIGAASISAFPLFSGFVSKSMVMSAAIKNGYDSVWLILLFASAGVFHHAGIKIPYFAFFAHDAKLPAREPPVNMLVAMSIAAALCLTVGIYPQALYSLLPFEMAYTPYDVTHVLTQLQLLFFSALAFVWLNLRHLYPPELPSVNLDVDWIYRRLLPDAVRGLANRLFALDQRLRAGAIRGIERLVGGVADHHRADGIMARNWLTGSMVAGVVLLLGIYLVLGSL, encoded by the coding sequence ATGTTTGAGGTAGCACCGTTTATCCCGTTCTTTATCGCCGCCGCGCTGGGCTTGTTTCTGCGCGGCTGGGCACGGTCGCTGTTATTTATTGCCGTGCCGGTTCTGGGACTTGTAAACCTGTGGCTACTGGGATCGGGAAACTCCAGCGCCGAATCCGGCCTCTACTTCGGCCATTACGGGATTCTCGATTTCAATTTAGTCCTGTTTAAAGCCGACAAGCTGAGCCTGCTGTTCGGTTACCTGTTCCATGTCGCCGCGCTGATTGCGGTGATTTACGCCCTGCACGTACGCGATACCCTGCAACAGGTGGCGAGCTTACTGTATGCGGGCAGTGCCCTGGGGGCCGTGTTCGCCGGCGACCTGCTGACGCTGTTTATTTTCTGGGAGCTGCTGGCGCTGACCTCGGTGTTCCTGGTGTGGGCGCGGCGCAATGACCGCGCCTATGCGGCAGGGTTGCGCTATTTCACCCTGCATATCCTGTCCGGGCTGCTGTTGCTGGGCGGGATCATTTTCTACAGCCAGGTCCACAGCTCGCTGGCATTCGGTTTTATCGGCCTCGAGGGCAGCCCGCTCGACAATCCCGCCGGCTGGCTGATCTTCCTCGCCTTCGGCATCAAGTGTGGCTTCCCCTTCTTCCACGGCTGGCTCACCGACGCCTACCCGGAATCCACCCCCACCGGCACCATATTCCTGAGCGCGTTCACCACCAAGGTGGCCATCTACGCCATGGCCCGCGCCTTTCCCGGTACCGAACTACTGGTCTATATCGGCGCCACCATGGCCTGCTTCCCGATCTTTTACGCGGTGATCGAGAACGACCTGCGCCGGGTGCTGGCCTACAGCCTGATCAACCAGCTGGGCTTTATGGTGGTGGGGATCGGTATCGGCACCTCGCTGGCGATCAATGGCGCCGTGGCACACGCCTTCAACGATGTGATCTTCAAGGGGCTGCTGTTCATGTCCATGGGCGCGGTGCTGCACGTCACCGGCAAGATCAACGGCTCCGAGCTGGGCGGGCTGTACAAGAAAATGCCCAAAACCACGGTACTGTGCATCATCGGCGCCGCGTCGATCTCCGCCTTCCCGCTGTTCAGTGGCTTTGTCAGTAAATCCATGGTGATGAGTGCAGCGATCAAGAACGGCTATGACAGCGTATGGCTGATCCTGCTGTTCGCCTCCGCCGGCGTGTTCCACCACGCGGGGATCAAGATCCCCTACTTTGCCTTCTTCGCCCATGACGCCAAGCTCCCGGCGCGGGAGCCACCAGTGAACATGCTGGTGGCCATGAGCATCGCTGCGGCCCTGTGCCTGACCGTGGGGATCTATCCCCAGGCCCTGTACAGTCTGTTGCCGTTCGAGATGGCCTACACCCCGTATGACGTCACCCATGTGCTCACCCAGTTGCAGCTGCTGTTCTTCTCTGCATTGGCGTTTGTGTGGCTCAACCTGCGCCACCTGTATCCGCCGGAGTTGCCGTCGGTGAACCTGGATGTGGACTGGATCTACCGCCGACTGCTGCCGGATGCCGTCCGCGGCCTGGCCAACCGCCTGTTCGCCCTGGACCAGCGCCTGCGCGCCGGGGCCATCCGCGGCATCGAGCGCCTGGTCGGCGGTGTGGCGGACCACCACCGCGCCGACGGCATCATGGCCCGCAACTGGCTGACCGGCAGCATGGTGGCCGGGGTGGTACTGCTATTGGGGATCTACCTGGTACTGGGAAGCCTTTGA
- the dxs gene encoding 1-deoxy-D-xylulose-5-phosphate synthase has translation MFDQIPRQRPHTPLLDQIDDPAQLRALPEKQLPELAEQLREYLLYCVGQTGGHFGAGLGVVELTIALHYIYNTPEDRLVWDVGHQTYPHKILTGRREQMLTMRQQGGLSGFPKRSESAYDTFGVGHSSTSISAALGMALGSPDERRVVAVIGDGAMTAGMAFEALNHAAHTGKDMLVVLNDNRMSIGRNVGGLATYFAKILASKTYLSMREGSRKILSAIPKAWALARRTEEHVKGMITPGTLFEELGFNYVGPIDGHNMHDMVHTLRNLRNQRGPQLLHIVTTKGKGFGPAEEDPVGYHALNKLEPEPKVQVAVPAEKTPKKRSPKYQSIFGQWLCDMAEQDDKLIGITPAMCEGSGMVDFAERFPERFHDVAIAEQHAVTLGAGLACEGQKPVVAIYSTFLQRGYDQLVHDVAIQNLDVTFAIDRAGLVGEDGPTHAGSFDLTFMRCLPNMVIAAPSDENECRQLLYTAYQHAGPAAVRYPRGTGPGVEIEQTMTELPVGKGRTVREGKDIAILNFGTLLAPAREAAEKLGATVVDMRWVKPLDEALIDELADSHSLLVTLEENTIAGGAGSAVAEYLNRRATPVPLLQLGLPDTTIEHGKHQKLLAEIGLDAEGIEEQIRKRIDAMSEQNKWANGQTAAL, from the coding sequence ATGTTCGACCAGATACCCCGCCAGCGCCCACACACACCGCTGCTCGACCAGATCGACGACCCGGCCCAACTGCGCGCCCTGCCGGAAAAACAACTGCCAGAACTGGCAGAACAGTTGCGCGAATACCTGCTCTACTGCGTCGGCCAGACCGGTGGCCACTTCGGTGCCGGCCTCGGCGTGGTCGAGCTCACCATCGCCCTGCACTACATCTACAACACCCCGGAAGACCGCCTGGTGTGGGATGTGGGCCACCAGACTTACCCCCACAAGATCCTCACCGGCCGCCGCGAGCAGATGCTCACCATGCGCCAGCAGGGGGGCCTGTCCGGCTTTCCCAAGCGCAGCGAAAGCGCCTACGACACCTTCGGCGTGGGGCATTCCAGCACCTCCATCAGCGCCGCCCTGGGCATGGCCCTGGGGTCGCCGGACGAGCGCAGAGTGGTCGCTGTAATCGGCGATGGCGCCATGACCGCCGGCATGGCCTTCGAAGCCCTGAACCACGCCGCCCACACCGGCAAAGACATGCTGGTGGTACTGAACGACAACCGCATGTCCATCGGCCGCAACGTGGGTGGTCTGGCGACTTACTTCGCCAAAATCCTCGCCAGCAAAACCTACCTGTCCATGCGCGAAGGCAGCCGCAAGATCCTGTCCGCGATCCCCAAAGCGTGGGCACTGGCGCGACGCACCGAAGAGCACGTCAAGGGCATGATCACCCCTGGCACCCTGTTCGAGGAGCTGGGGTTCAACTACGTGGGCCCGATCGACGGCCATAACATGCACGACATGGTGCACACCCTGCGCAACCTGCGTAATCAGCGCGGCCCGCAGCTATTGCATATCGTCACCACCAAGGGCAAAGGCTTCGGCCCCGCGGAAGAAGACCCGGTGGGCTACCACGCGCTGAACAAGCTCGAGCCGGAACCCAAGGTGCAGGTGGCAGTGCCCGCCGAGAAAACACCGAAGAAAAGAAGCCCCAAATACCAGAGCATCTTCGGCCAGTGGCTGTGCGACATGGCTGAGCAGGACGACAAACTCATCGGCATCACCCCGGCCATGTGCGAAGGCTCCGGTATGGTCGATTTCGCAGAGCGCTTCCCGGAGCGCTTTCACGACGTCGCCATCGCCGAACAGCACGCGGTGACCTTGGGCGCGGGCCTCGCCTGTGAAGGTCAGAAACCGGTAGTCGCCATCTATTCCACCTTCCTGCAACGGGGCTACGACCAGCTGGTGCACGACGTGGCGATCCAGAACCTGGACGTCACCTTCGCCATCGACCGCGCCGGCCTCGTCGGCGAAGACGGCCCCACCCACGCGGGCAGCTTCGACCTCACATTTATGCGGTGTCTGCCGAACATGGTGATCGCCGCCCCCAGCGACGAAAATGAATGCCGACAGCTGCTGTACACCGCCTACCAGCATGCGGGCCCCGCTGCAGTCCGCTACCCCCGCGGCACCGGTCCCGGAGTGGAAATCGAACAGACCATGACCGAACTGCCGGTGGGCAAAGGCCGCACGGTCCGCGAAGGCAAGGACATCGCGATCCTGAACTTCGGCACCCTGCTGGCCCCGGCCCGCGAGGCGGCGGAAAAGCTGGGGGCGACCGTGGTGGATATGCGCTGGGTGAAACCGCTGGACGAGGCGTTGATCGACGAGTTGGCCGACAGTCACTCGCTGCTGGTCACCCTGGAAGAAAACACCATTGCCGGCGGTGCGGGCAGTGCGGTGGCCGAATACCTCAACCGCCGCGCCACCCCGGTTCCGCTGTTGCAGCTCGGCCTGCCGGATACCACCATTGAACACGGCAAGCACCAGAAGTTACTGGCGGAGATCGGCCTTGATGCCGAAGGTATCGAAGAGCAGATTCGCAAGCGAATTGATGCGATGTCCGAGCAAAACAAATGGGCGAACGGACAAACCGCTGCGCTTTAA
- a CDS encoding proton-conducting transporter transmembrane domain-containing protein — MSDANLLQLSLLLPLLALVGIQFTARRENLREAVSLVAASALFVVVAQLYQPLLAGQTIAVHWIDVLPGLALAFRVEPLGLMFALVASFLWIVTTLYAIGYMRGHGERNQTRFFSLFALSIAAVMGIAFAENLFTLFVFYEILTLCTYPLVTHAGTDKARQGGRVYLSILLGTSVGFFLLAIVATWLLAGTLSFQPGGIFSPETSVALLSVLLVLFVFGVGKAAIMPFHRWLPAAMVAPTPVSALLHAVAVVKAGVFVLLKVCLLIFGIDTLKSIPATEWLLYLAGASILLASIVALRQQNLKKRLAYSTVSQLGYITLGALLATSAGMTGSALHIVMHAFGKITLFFCAGAILVAAHKTEVGELRGLGRQMPVTMTAFFVASLCIIGIPPTGGTWSKWYLMLGTFEAEQWILMALLMVSSLLSIAYLLPIPLRAFFSRNPDLQNTPTSDGATVIKEAPLPSLIALGVTAAGCIYLLLFPNAFYQLIKAGI, encoded by the coding sequence ATGAGTGATGCCAACCTGTTACAACTGAGCCTGTTGTTGCCACTGCTGGCACTGGTGGGCATCCAGTTCACTGCCCGCCGGGAAAACCTGCGCGAGGCGGTATCCCTGGTTGCCGCCAGTGCCCTGTTTGTGGTGGTCGCCCAGCTGTACCAACCGCTACTGGCAGGACAGACCATTGCCGTGCACTGGATCGATGTACTGCCCGGTCTGGCACTGGCTTTTCGGGTTGAACCGTTGGGACTGATGTTTGCGCTGGTGGCGAGCTTCCTGTGGATCGTCACCACGCTCTACGCCATCGGTTATATGCGCGGCCACGGTGAGCGGAACCAGACACGCTTTTTCAGCCTGTTTGCCCTGTCCATTGCCGCGGTGATGGGCATCGCGTTTGCCGAGAACCTGTTTACCCTGTTCGTGTTCTACGAAATCCTCACTCTGTGCACCTATCCGCTGGTGACCCATGCCGGAACCGACAAGGCCCGACAGGGTGGGCGGGTTTATCTGAGTATCCTGCTGGGGACTTCGGTGGGCTTTTTCCTGCTGGCTATTGTCGCCACCTGGCTGCTGGCGGGCACCCTGTCCTTTCAACCGGGCGGCATATTTTCGCCGGAAACTTCTGTCGCGCTGTTGTCGGTATTACTGGTGCTGTTTGTGTTCGGTGTGGGCAAGGCGGCGATCATGCCCTTCCACCGCTGGCTGCCCGCTGCCATGGTGGCACCCACGCCGGTGAGCGCACTGCTGCACGCGGTGGCGGTGGTGAAGGCCGGGGTGTTTGTGCTGCTGAAAGTCTGCCTGCTGATTTTTGGTATCGATACCCTCAAGAGCATTCCCGCCACCGAGTGGCTGCTGTATCTGGCGGGTGCCTCCATTCTGCTCGCCTCCATTGTCGCCCTGCGCCAGCAGAATCTGAAAAAGCGCCTGGCCTACTCCACCGTCAGCCAGCTGGGTTACATCACCCTGGGTGCGCTGCTGGCCACCAGCGCGGGCATGACCGGCAGTGCCCTGCATATCGTGATGCACGCCTTCGGTAAGATCACCCTGTTTTTCTGTGCGGGCGCGATTCTGGTGGCTGCACACAAGACCGAAGTGGGCGAGCTGCGCGGTCTGGGCCGACAGATGCCGGTGACCATGACTGCGTTTTTTGTCGCCAGCCTGTGCATTATCGGCATCCCGCCGACGGGCGGCACCTGGAGCAAGTGGTACCTGATGCTGGGCACTTTCGAGGCCGAACAGTGGATCCTGATGGCATTGCTGATGGTGAGCTCCCTGTTGAGCATCGCCTACCTGCTGCCGATTCCACTGCGGGCATTTTTCTCGCGTAATCCGGATCTGCAGAATACGCCGACAAGCGACGGGGCCACGGTCATCAAGGAGGCTCCGCTGCCGTCCCTGATTGCCCTCGGCGTGACCGCTGCGGGCTGTATTTATCTGTTGCTGTTCCCCAATGCGTTTTACCAGTTGATCAAGGCCGGAATCTGA
- the mnhG gene encoding monovalent cation/H(+) antiporter subunit G yields the protein MIDSIISMLSGLLLALGCFFMLTGAIGVLRFPDFYSRMHAAGVTDTLATFLTISGLMLVAGWSLALFKLGLILLFIFFTSPTASHALARSAQHCDLKLPRKGDQPTITECD from the coding sequence GTGATTGATTCAATTATCTCGATGCTCAGCGGACTGCTACTCGCACTGGGCTGTTTTTTCATGCTGACCGGGGCTATCGGCGTATTGCGTTTTCCGGATTTTTATTCGCGCATGCACGCGGCGGGTGTGACCGATACCCTGGCCACCTTCCTGACCATCAGCGGCCTGATGCTGGTGGCCGGCTGGAGCCTGGCGCTGTTCAAGCTCGGGCTTATCCTGCTGTTTATTTTCTTTACCAGCCCCACTGCCAGCCACGCTCTGGCTCGCTCCGCGCAACACTGCGACTTGAAGTTACCGCGGAAAGGCGATCAACCTACAATCACGGAGTGCGATTGA
- a CDS encoding DUF4040 domain-containing protein codes for MELLLDIALLAMLLITAVSIAWIKDLLAAAMLAGIYGLLSAGFFMTMGAVDVAFTEAAVGAGISPLLIMLTLALCGRYQRGDAKRAMLTLLLVIPVGALLMVATHDMPAFGAADAPAQLHVAPHYIRQSMAEIGIPNIVTSVLASYRGFDTLGEVVVIFTAGLGVLSLLQTSQHAGSPALQTIPAASAAQSRDIVLRVVAKVLIAPIMLYALYVQFHGEYGPGGGFQAGVIFAVGFILYGLAFGLDAVTRVASHGLVQFLSAVGVLIYGSVGLLSLANGKNFLDYSALASDPIGGQHIGIIAIELGVGITVASVMIMVFYLFSAQMRQSAQDVPAAASGQRETLTPITVDTPSIEQGAG; via the coding sequence ATGGAGCTGTTACTGGATATCGCACTACTGGCTATGCTTCTGATCACCGCAGTGTCGATTGCGTGGATCAAAGACCTGCTTGCAGCCGCGATGCTGGCCGGTATTTACGGCCTTCTGTCGGCGGGTTTTTTCATGACCATGGGTGCCGTGGATGTGGCCTTTACCGAGGCCGCGGTGGGCGCCGGTATTTCTCCGCTGCTGATCATGCTGACTCTGGCCCTGTGCGGCAGATATCAGCGCGGCGATGCCAAACGAGCCATGCTGACACTGCTACTGGTGATTCCGGTGGGCGCGCTGTTGATGGTCGCCACCCACGATATGCCCGCGTTCGGTGCCGCCGACGCACCGGCGCAACTGCATGTGGCACCGCACTATATTCGCCAGTCGATGGCGGAGATCGGCATCCCCAATATCGTCACCTCGGTGTTGGCCAGCTATCGTGGTTTCGATACTCTGGGGGAAGTTGTGGTGATTTTCACCGCCGGTCTCGGTGTGCTTTCCCTTTTACAAACCTCACAGCACGCTGGCTCTCCAGCCTTGCAAACAATACCAGCAGCATCCGCCGCACAATCGCGGGATATTGTGCTGCGCGTGGTCGCCAAGGTATTGATCGCACCAATCATGCTGTATGCGCTGTATGTGCAATTCCACGGCGAATACGGCCCCGGCGGTGGCTTTCAAGCGGGGGTGATTTTTGCGGTGGGATTCATTCTGTATGGTCTGGCGTTCGGCCTCGACGCGGTGACCCGCGTGGCCAGCCACGGCCTGGTGCAGTTTCTGTCTGCCGTCGGTGTGTTGATATACGGCAGCGTTGGCCTGTTGAGCCTGGCCAACGGCAAAAATTTCCTGGATTACAGCGCGCTGGCGAGCGATCCCATCGGCGGGCAGCACATCGGCATCATTGCCATCGAACTCGGGGTTGGTATTACCGTCGCTTCGGTGATGATCATGGTGTTCTATCTGTTTTCCGCACAAATGCGTCAAAGCGCTCAAGACGTACCCGCGGCGGCAAGCGGCCAAAGAGAGACGCTTACACCGATCACTGTCGACACGCCTTCCATAGAACAGGGGGCCGGATAA
- a CDS encoding Na+/H+ antiporter subunit E, translating into MRYTLCLVAVLAFIWLANSGHYTPLILGFGLLSVFFVVLVARRMKLVDGESLPLQLWSTLPTYYLWLFKKIVASNLEVTRCVWSGLLPGTGSIEQSITPASARLPTVLRTDLGKAMYANSITLTPGTVAIDIDGSSVLVHALTGDGLAELREGEMERRVKRLTEEELSEQSPPEDQREQQRQEPFEQETTC; encoded by the coding sequence ATGCGTTACACCCTGTGTCTTGTAGCCGTTCTGGCATTTATCTGGCTGGCCAACTCCGGCCATTACACACCCCTGATTCTGGGCTTTGGCCTGCTTTCGGTGTTTTTCGTGGTGTTGGTCGCACGGCGAATGAAACTGGTCGATGGTGAATCCCTGCCGCTGCAACTGTGGTCCACCCTGCCCACTTATTATCTATGGCTGTTCAAAAAGATTGTCGCGAGCAATCTTGAAGTCACCCGGTGCGTGTGGAGCGGACTGCTTCCCGGAACGGGTTCCATTGAACAATCCATCACTCCCGCCAGCGCGCGCTTGCCCACCGTACTGCGTACGGATCTTGGGAAGGCTATGTACGCAAACTCCATTACCCTGACCCCCGGCACCGTGGCGATCGATATCGACGGTTCGTCGGTACTGGTGCACGCACTTACCGGGGACGGTCTGGCTGAGTTGCGCGAGGGTGAGATGGAGCGACGGGTCAAACGGCTGACCGAGGAAGAGTTATCGGAGCAGTCCCCCCCGGAAGACCAGCGCGAACAACAACGTCAGGAACCGTTTGAGCAGGAGACAACATGCTGA
- a CDS encoding response regulator, producing the protein MESAGAPKARVLVVDGDPEAGDQLVALLEGEGFEVTLLNAGEQLLSHLAGHTVDLILMEAALPGADGFEVCRHLCSDDTAPPVIFVSSKGDEVDRVVGLELGADDYIVKPFSQREMLARVKAVLRRAQRASHSGKTGRYRFADWTFCPAQMELTAPGGNAIPLSSSESELLLAFVQFPQEPLSRDRLLDLTKGRESFPFDRSIDSHVSRLRRKLGDDAKHPEIIKTAWGTGYIFTYGVEAE; encoded by the coding sequence ATGGAATCAGCCGGGGCGCCGAAGGCCCGAGTACTCGTTGTTGACGGTGACCCGGAGGCGGGAGACCAGCTAGTGGCCCTCCTCGAGGGAGAAGGCTTCGAAGTCACTTTACTGAATGCCGGGGAGCAGCTGCTCAGCCACCTGGCTGGGCACACTGTGGACCTGATCCTGATGGAAGCTGCGTTGCCGGGAGCCGACGGATTTGAAGTGTGCCGCCACCTGTGCAGCGACGACACCGCGCCGCCGGTGATCTTTGTCTCCAGCAAGGGCGATGAAGTGGATCGTGTGGTGGGGCTGGAGCTGGGCGCGGATGATTACATCGTCAAACCCTTCAGCCAGCGCGAGATGCTGGCGCGGGTAAAGGCTGTATTGCGCCGGGCCCAGCGCGCGTCACACAGCGGCAAGACCGGACGATACCGCTTCGCCGATTGGACCTTCTGCCCCGCACAGATGGAGCTGACCGCACCCGGGGGCAATGCGATACCGCTCTCTTCCAGCGAAAGTGAATTGCTGCTCGCCTTCGTCCAGTTCCCCCAGGAACCCCTGTCCCGGGATCGTTTGCTGGACCTGACCAAAGGGCGTGAAAGCTTCCCGTTCGACCGCAGCATCGACTCCCATGTCAGCCGCCTGCGGCGCAAGTTGGGGGACGATGCCAAGCACCCGGAGATCATCAAGACCGCCTGGGGTACCGGGTATATCTTTACGTATGGCGTTGAGGCTGAGTAA
- a CDS encoding monovalent cation/H+ antiporter complex subunit F — protein MLSATLIALLAVMALALVRAVLGPSIHDRILAVNMFGTKTVLLIAVICFTLGKPEFLDIALVYALINFISVIGVLRYFEFRTRVTDRTAEVSGD, from the coding sequence ATGCTGAGTGCGACACTGATTGCTTTGTTGGCAGTGATGGCGCTGGCGTTGGTACGGGCGGTACTCGGCCCCAGCATTCACGACCGGATTCTCGCAGTCAACATGTTTGGCACCAAAACGGTCCTGCTGATTGCCGTGATCTGTTTCACTCTCGGCAAGCCGGAATTTCTCGATATTGCTCTGGTTTACGCGTTGATCAATTTCATCAGTGTGATCGGTGTGCTGCGTTATTTTGAGTTCCGCACCCGGGTAACCGACCGCACAGCGGAGGTGAGCGGTGATTGA